From one Macaca nemestrina isolate mMacNem1 chromosome 3, mMacNem.hap1, whole genome shotgun sequence genomic stretch:
- the LOC105496847 gene encoding LOW QUALITY PROTEIN: immunoglobulin-binding protein 1-like (The sequence of the model RefSeq protein was modified relative to this genomic sequence to represent the inferred CDS: substituted 1 base at 1 genomic stop codon), whose amino-acid sequence MAADDELLLPLPARLLETGKQILDEVEVATEPAGSRIVQEKVFKGLDLLDKAAETLPPLELFSRNEDLEEIASTDLKCLLVPAFQGALTVKQVNPSKRLDHLQRAREHFINYLTQCHCYHVAEFELTKAKSNSAENHTANSSMAYPSLVAMASQRQSKEERYKQKKELEHRLSEVKSAVESGQADDERVCEYYLLNLQRWIDIILEEIKSIDQEIKILRERDSSREASTSNSSHQEKPPVKPFILTQNTTQVKAFGAGYPSLATMTVSDWYEQHRKYGELPDQGIAKATPEKFRKAAQQQEHQEEKEKKHDEXTLYRAREWDDWKDTYPWGYSNHQNMGCRVHTSPTKESQAVLSSLGSRFSCVQRRQRC is encoded by the exons ATGGCTGCTGACGACGAACTACTGCTCCCGCTGCCCGCCAGGCTGTTGGAAACCGGCAAACAGATTCTGGACGAAGTAGAAGTAGCGACTGAACCCGCCGGTTCCCGGATAGTCCAGGAGAAGGTGTTCAAGGGCCTGGACCTGCTTGATAAGGCTGCCGAAACGTTACCGCCGCTCGAGTTGTTCAGCCGAAATGAAGATTTGGAAGAGATTGCTTCCACCGACCTGAAGTGCCTGTTGGTGCCAGCGTTTCAAGGAGCCCTCACCGTGAAACAAGTCAACCCCAGCAAGCGTCTAGATCATTTGCAGCGGGCTCGAGAACACTTTATAAACTACTTAACTCAGTGTCATTGCTATCATGTGGCAGAGTTTGAGCTGACCAAAGCCAAGAGCAACTCAGCCGAAAATCACACTGCTAATTCCTCCATGGCTTATCCTAGCCTCGTTGCTATGGCATCTCAAAGACAGAGTAAAGAAGAGAGATACAAGCAGAAGAAGGAGTTGGAGCATAGGTTGTCTGAAGTGAAATCTGCTGTGGAAAGTGGTCAAGCAGATGATGAGCGTGTTTGTGAATATTATCTTCTTAACCTTCAGAGGTGGATTGATATCATCTTAGAAGAGATTAAGAGCATTGACCAGGAAATTAAGATCCTGAGAGAAAGAGACTCTTCAAGAG AGGCATCAACTTCTAACTCATCTCACCAGGAGAAGCCTCCAGTGAAACCCTTCATTCTCACTCAGAATACCACCCAAGTCAAAGCGTTTGGAGCAGGTTATCCAAGTCTGGCAACTATGACGGTGAGTGACTGGTATGAGCAACATCGGAAATATGGAGAATTACCAGATCAGGGAATAGCCAAGGCAACACCAGAGAAATTCAGAAAAGCAGCTCAGCAACAGGAACatcaagaagaaaaggagaaaaagcatgATGAATAAACACTCTACAGAGCTCGGGAGTGGGATGACTGGAAGGACACCTATCCTTGGGGCTACAGCAACCACCAGAACATGGGCTGCAGGGTGCACACCTCCCCCACCAAGGAAAGCCAGGCAGTCCTCTCCTCTCTGGGCTCACGCTTCAGCTGTGTACAACGAAGGCAAAGATGCTAA